In the genome of Opitutia bacterium KCR 482, one region contains:
- a CDS encoding ThuA domain-containing protein: MFKAFNFAVCAGAAVLLAGCAASPKKVVFVSGNSIHLWGDHEHAIMCEELVGMVNESMGGKVRAEWLDTEKTPDLSALADADAIVISTEGEKNHPFAGKTDLLEKLNAKGVNIGAFHYTLMFDSPADNAAFDSLIGGHYQNGFSYNPFYAADFRLGSHPALSGVKPFSIYDEWHFNIAFSKNAAQKITPLIQTQVPDKIRKRRSAPKSVQAELGKGRFETIAWVVENPNGTRGFGIMGGHVPWTLAQKDYRKLVLNTIAWLAEIDIPENGYDASLPPFESLAAKIKKPKRGDYDYYIKDWSDLDAKWRAEK, encoded by the coding sequence ATGTTTAAAGCTTTTAATTTTGCGGTTTGCGCGGGCGCGGCGGTTTTGTTGGCGGGGTGCGCGGCTTCTCCCAAGAAAGTCGTTTTTGTTTCGGGTAATTCAATCCACCTGTGGGGCGACCACGAGCACGCCATCATGTGCGAAGAACTCGTCGGCATGGTCAACGAGTCGATGGGCGGGAAAGTCCGCGCCGAATGGCTCGATACCGAAAAAACTCCCGACCTCTCCGCGCTCGCCGACGCCGACGCCATCGTGATTTCGACCGAGGGCGAGAAAAACCACCCGTTCGCCGGCAAAACCGACCTGCTCGAAAAACTCAACGCCAAGGGCGTGAACATCGGCGCATTCCACTACACGCTCATGTTCGACTCTCCCGCCGACAACGCCGCGTTCGATTCGCTGATTGGCGGGCACTATCAAAATGGCTTTTCCTACAATCCGTTCTACGCCGCCGATTTCAGGCTCGGCTCGCACCCCGCGCTCAGCGGCGTCAAACCGTTTTCGATTTACGACGAGTGGCACTTCAACATAGCGTTCTCAAAAAACGCGGCGCAGAAAATCACGCCGCTGATTCAAACGCAGGTTCCAGACAAAATCCGCAAACGCCGCAGCGCGCCGAAATCGGTGCAGGCCGAGCTGGGGAAGGGCAGGTTCGAGACAATCGCGTGGGTTGTAGAAAACCCCAACGGCACGCGCGGCTTCGGAATCATGGGCGGGCACGTTCCGTGGACGCTCGCGCAAAAAGACTATCGGAAGCTCGTGCTGAACACGATTGCGTGGCTTGCCGAAATCGACATTCCCGAAAACGGCTACGACGCCTCCTTGCCGCCGTTTGAAAGCCTTGCCGCAAAAATTAAGAAGCCGAAACGCGGCGACTACGACTATTATATAAAGGATTGGAGCGACCTCGACGCCAAGTGGCGCGCTGAAAAATAG